Part of the Candidatus Dependentiae bacterium genome is shown below.
TCTGGTATGATAACTTCTGGTTTTACTTGTTCATAGTTATCATCTGCAGCTTTAAGTTTTTCACTTAATCTATGAATTTCTGCTTGATTGTCTTCTAAACAGTTACTATCAGTTGTCTTTTGAGCTACTTGTTCAAAAGCATCTTTGTACTCAGTAAGCTTTATCTGAGCATCAAGCAATGCTTCAGGGCTAGCATCAGCAATTTGTGCTGCTTGTTGAGCTGCTTGTTTAGCTTGCTCTAGTGCTGCTTGGCTTGTTTTATAAGCAGTTTGCTCATGAGCTTCTTCTTGCTCTAATTCATTTTGCGCGTTTTGGGTGAATTCTGCAGTTTGTGTAAACTGATCGCGTAACGCTTTTGGGCTTTCAGCTTTTGCTTCTCTAAGCTTTGTATATTCTTGCTGTAAGTTATCAAATTGAGCTTGTCCGTAAGCAAGCTTAGTGTTCAAAGCGTTTATGTGGTTAAGCATTTCAGTTATTTGATGCTTAAGCTCTTGAGTTTCTTGTGTTTGAGCAGCTGTTCTTTTAGGCTCTGTCTCTAATGAGCTTAAACGGCCTTGTTGCAACTGAGCAGCCATCTTAAGATCATGTATCTCACGAGCATAGCGTGCTTGATTGGTTGCTACTTGCGTTTGAACTTGAGCAAGTTGTTGTGCTAATGCATGACGTTGTGCTTCTAAAGCAGCTTTTTCTCTTTCTGCTTGAGCCAGTACACGAGCACGTTCTTCTTGAGCTGCTTTTTGTGTAGCTTGTGCTATACGTTGCTCAATATCTTTATATGTTTGAGAATGTTTTTTGCATAATGTAAGTTCGTTAGTTGCACGTTGTGCTGCTGCACGCGCCTCTTGAGCTTGGTTATTATGCTGTTGAGCTCTATTTCTAGCATTTATAGCGCGGTTTGTATAGTTACGAGCTAAAGTTGCTTGTTGGGCTGCTCTATTACGTGCAAAAGCTGCGCGATTTTGAGCAACATTTTTTTTAATTGTTGATCTGCGTAGTGCTTGACGAGAAAGAGGTTTTCTACCATTTTGACGTCGTGATTGACTAGATCTTTTAGTGCTTCTGCCGCGTTGCTGATGAGCTTTTAATGCAATACCATAAGCTTTACGACGTGCTAAATTGTGAGCAACTCGTGCACCTAATGGCGCTACGCCACTAATGCATACAAGAAATGCTAATGAGTAAGTTAAGAAATTATATAATGACTTCATAAGTGTCCCTTAAGTAAGTTAGAATGTTATACCTACTTTCCCCCAAACAGTCCATCGTTCAATAGCACTATTAATTGGTCTTGAGGTAAATTCCCAAGAGCCACCAATGGCTGCAAAACAAGGACAATCTGATTCCCGGCGATAACCTAAAGATGCGTATGCGGTGTGAGAGATAACTGCCGGGTGAGCTGCAGATTCAAAGTCGATAGCACAATCTGTAACATTTACATAGCTTTGATCGAACTGAACTGTTGCTCGCGGAAAATTGTCTTTTATTGTACGGGCCTGGTTTGTCCCCCCTAAACCCGTTGCGGCTTTTAGACCTACATTATTTAATATATCACCATTATTAATAATTTCAACCGCTTCCGATTGGCGAACATACAAGTTGAAACCAAATTCGGCTACAAAGGTGCTATTCTCTAGAATATACGTTGCTAAAACAGCAGAGTTTATATTTGCAGAAAAGTGAGGATGAACACGCATACATTTAGAAAAAACGTTAATTCCGGAAGTGCCACTCGCGGTCAATTTATTATCAAATGCAATCGAAGCCTCTTCAGGACCGTTATAAGTTTCCATGTAACGGCTAAAGGGCTTTCCAATTAAATCAAACGACCGGAATTGATTGTTGTAAAACAAGTATTGAGTATTGGTATCTAAAAAAAAGCCTACATGTAAGTGGCCTTGCCTATATGTTTTAAATCCTATACTATTACCTGCTATAACACCAAAATGACCGTTGTTACCAATAATGGGCTCAAAAACATATTTATTTTTAACATAACTACCCGTAGGAATAATAATGCCAAAATATGAATTCAAACTGCAGTGTTCTGCACGTGGATCTGGGTAGGTAATGCTCGTGTAGCCAATTTTTAGTTCAATATCAGCTAGTCCCCATTTTTCAAGGCGGCAGCGGTTATCTATTTTGCCGTAAAGCCAATTTTTTTGTGCAAATGCTTCTTTTACGCTTCCTACTACGGGGCTACCATCAAGACCAAGTTGATCGGTTATGGGGCCGCCACCATCATTTATAATATCTTCTACAAGGCATATACTGTTTTGTACTCGCTCAATAGGTGCTGAAGCTTCAAACCAAAAAGCAGTTGATCCGTCACATTTAGCCGTCAGCCGCTGCTTATAAGTAAGACCAATACCAAATACTTTTTGCTCAGGGTAGAAGCATACGCTACTTAAAAAGTTTTTATTTACTGTGCGGATATTAAAATGGGTTGCATCAACATCTTTTGCAGGATCATTATCTTGGGTTGCAAAGGGTTCATCAGTTTCATTTGAAGGGTTAAATTCTTTAAAGTTAAGACAATTAGTCCCGCAGCCACCAGGCAAAAAGAAACGAGCTATTTTAAGTGAACCATCTGTTGTAGTTTCACTGCCAAATAAAACTGCTTGAAAAGCAGAGCTTTTAACCTCAGGTGATTGATTTAATAGTCCATTTCTAAATAAGGCAATACGTTCAGGACGCCAAGATTCAAAGTGTGGTGGCACTGAAAAGAAGGTGTGGCTAGTAACATTGACGGCATTACTTGTAGTAGCACTTATGAGAGCTACAGCGACAAGCGCTAATTTTTTCATACTAAAACTCCAAGGTTAAATAAAGATAACTAGGTTCACTTGTACCATGAGTGTCTAAATCTTGTCAATAAGCCATGAGCGCTTAGTGTTTTGATTTATTTGAAAATATGTGTCAAATTTAGATAAAACTACAGCATATATTTATAAAATTGGGTGAACTAGTATGTTTAATCGTGTTAAGGGTACTCAAGACTTTTTAGACTTAACTCTTTTTAATTTTTTTCTTTCTTCTTTAAAAAAACATTTAGGTACCTATAATTTTACCGAAATCAAAACACCTATTTTAGAACCAACAGATCTTTTTAAGCGTTCTTTGGGTACTGAAACGGATGTTGTTACTAAAGAAATGTATACCGTCAATACTGGCTCAGATAGTGAATCTATTTGTTTACGACCAGAAAACACAGCAGCTATTGTGCGAGCTTTTGTTAATAATGGTATACAAGTTACTCCGTGGAAAGTCTTTGAGTGGGGTGCTATCTTTCGTCATGAACGCCCTCAAAAAGGACGTTATCGTGAATTTCATCAAGTAAGTATCGAAATTATTGGCTCCAACTCAGTCAGTCAAGATGCTCATTTTATTAAAATGTTAGATAGGTTTTTTGCCGAAGTTCTTCAAATTGATACTATAGCGCTCTTGATTAACTTTCTAGGCTGCGCTCAAGATAGGATTAATTTTAAAAATGTATTACATGACTTTTTAAGCTCCGTTGAGCAGGGCATCTGTGCAACATGCACTGAGCGTAAAGAAAAAAATGTTATGCGTGTGTACGATTGCAAAAATCCTCAGTGCCAAGAGTTGTATACACAAGCTCCTGCTTTAGCTGATTATCTGTGTCCTGCATGCAGCCAAGAATGGATAACGCTCAAGCATACTCTTGAAGCACTTTCAGTATCCTATTCGTATGCACCTCGTTTAGTGCGTGGGCTTGATTATTATGGTAAAACAGTGTTTGAATTTGTGAGCGTTTCTCTGGGGGCCCAGAATGCTGTTTGTGGCGGTGGTCGTTACAATCAATTAGTTAAAGATATTGGTAGCAAAGAGGATCACCCATCAATAGGCGTAGGTATTGGCATTGAGCGGGTACTCTTACTGTTAGAAAATCAAAAAGAAAAACTTGCTCTTTCTAGCTTGCCACCATTGCATGTTATTATACCCTTTGAGCAAGAGCAATATGCGAGCGCTTTATTGCTTGCCGATGAACTACAAGCAAATAATTTAAGAACTGATATATTGCTTGAAGATGAATCAGTTAAAAGCATGATGCGTAAAGCAAACAAGCTTGATGCTCAGTACGTATTGTTAATTGGCCCAGATGAACAAGCCCAACAAGTGGTAACAGTAAAAAACATGAGTGCAAGCACCGAGCAGCGCATTGCCCATAAAGATTTAGTAAGCTATTTGCTGGCAGCTCATAAAGCTTAAATTAGCGCGTTAATAAATCTAGTAATGGATGGCGTAAAAAATAAAACAGAACTGCTACAAACATAAGTGCATCTAGCCTGTCAAGCAAGCCACCATGCCCTGGCAGCAGGACTCCTGAGTCTTTAAGTCCTGCTCGGCGCTTTATATAAGATTCAAATAAATCTCCTGCTAGAGCAGTGCTAGAGATAAGTGCTGCCAGTAGAGCTAAAGTGGTATAATTTTTGTAATAATTTTGTGTATAAAAAAAGCTTACAGTTACTAAGAAAGTTGCACAGTAACCCCCTGCAAACCCTTCCCAAGTTTTACCAGGGCTGACTGTGGGTATAATAGTATGTTTGCCAAATAACTTGCCCGCTATGTAAGATCCTACATCATGAGCAATTACCGTAAGTACCATATAAAGGGCAAGCATTCGTGATACGTGAGTAATAACAAGAAATGCTAAAAAAGGCGCAACAGGATACAATGGCATAAGCGTCCAAAAAGTAATGCTCTTATATGAAAATAACTTTGGCCACTCAGTAAGTATAATAACTACAAGTAGGCCAAGTACTACACTGTTAATAGACCACTGTGGCCCATAGAGGAGTAAACTTAAGGTTAACGGCAACAAAATAAGAGAAGTGTAAATTCTTTTTGTAAGTTCGGTCATTGCTATCCAAAATGTAATACTGTTTGATTTTATAACATACATGCTATAATGAGTGTTTAGACATAGTATAACAGTTTAAAAAGGGAGCCGTATGAAAAAAAAATGTTTGTTTGTTATTTTAGCTGCTTGTTTGGTAGCTGGCATGTATGCAATGGATCAGCAGCCAAATCAAGGCTTAAGGCTTTCCGGTAGTCATGACATGTCTCCTCTAAGTACACCAACTGAGGGAGAAGCACCTGCTGCTTATCCAATACATTACTCAGTACCTTCAGCCAATAATTCCGATAGCAGTAATGTGCCTACGCCAACTGATTTTTCATCCAATAGTTCGGCTCACGTTACTAACGCTGTACGCTATCCTGTTATAGGTGCGCTAGCATTTGGTGTAGCTATAATAGTCCACAAACTTGTTGACTCTTTTTCTAAATAATTTTAAATCTTTGAGGTATTTTTATGAATCGTTATGTTGTTATTTTTTCTGTTGTTAGTTTGCTTAGTGCACATACTAGCATGTATACCATGAATGAATCGTTAATTGATAGTGCTGCAGGGGTAACAGGCACCTATAGTTCAGATACTATGCGCGTTGATTATTCTGTTGTAGATAATAATCTTGAAGCTGTAAAAGACATTACTCCTATACAAGATCAACAAGCTTTTTTTAATAGTCCAGAACCTAAACCCAGCTCTCCTGTTTTAAGCCACAGAGAGAGAAGAATTAAGAGAAGGACTGCAAAGTATACGACCGGTTCTGAAACATTAACACGTAATCTCTCACAAGCTGTTCTAGAAGCTTCTCAAGAGCAAGATGATACGAGCTCAGATTCAGGCAGCAGCTCTAATTCTAATTCAAGTTCTCCTAAACACTCTACAGATAAGCTTGTTGATTTATCAGCGAGCGTTATGCCAGGAACATCCGAAGATAGAAGATTAAAGCTTGCTGTTGCAGCTGAAGCTCGCAGACGTTCTTTGGATGGTTCTAGTTCTGGTGACGAGTATCAACCTCTTATAGGATCACGTGTTCATACTCCAGCTGAATCTCCCGTGAGATCTCGTAAAAATTCTGTTAGTGATACTGATAGTAATACTGCTAAAACAGACATTACTTCAAATTCTAATGGAAACGGTAAAACTGCTTCAGCACCTCAGTCTCCAGCTAAAGAGCTTAAAAAATCATTTGATGCTACTGCTGGTATGGATGACGCTAAATCAGATGCGACAGCAGATACAGCAAAAGAAGGTTCATTCTTTTCAAGTAGATATACTATTGCAACTATAGTAAGCGCAGGAATAGGCGCTGCTGGTTATATAGCGTATAAAATATTTTCGCAATCTAACGATGATGATAATGACGACGAGTAAACTTTACAACAAATAAATTGTAGAGTCTTTTAATTTAGACAAAAAAGATATATGTAGTTTTCTGGTCATGCTAGAAAACTACGTGTATCTTTTTTAACTCCTTAAGCTTTTGATATTGTAAAATTGACGATATATACTAATACTATTGATAGTAGATACTAATAATATTGGCAGAAAGGGCTTTTATGCGCTTTTATAAGTTTTTTTTGATTGCTTTGGTATTATATAGCAGTAATAGTCTTTACAGCATGCACGGCACAGCTAATCAGACACCTTTTGATCAGGTACAGCAAAAGCTTAGTAGCTCTCCATGGTGGTCT
Proteins encoded:
- a CDS encoding histidine--tRNA ligase, with translation MFNRVKGTQDFLDLTLFNFFLSSLKKHLGTYNFTEIKTPILEPTDLFKRSLGTETDVVTKEMYTVNTGSDSESICLRPENTAAIVRAFVNNGIQVTPWKVFEWGAIFRHERPQKGRYREFHQVSIEIIGSNSVSQDAHFIKMLDRFFAEVLQIDTIALLINFLGCAQDRINFKNVLHDFLSSVEQGICATCTERKEKNVMRVYDCKNPQCQELYTQAPALADYLCPACSQEWITLKHTLEALSVSYSYAPRLVRGLDYYGKTVFEFVSVSLGAQNAVCGGGRYNQLVKDIGSKEDHPSIGVGIGIERVLLLLENQKEKLALSSLPPLHVIIPFEQEQYASALLLADELQANNLRTDILLEDESVKSMMRKANKLDAQYVLLIGPDEQAQQVVTVKNMSASTEQRIAHKDLVSYLLAAHKA
- a CDS encoding CDP-archaeol synthase, whose protein sequence is MTELTKRIYTSLILLPLTLSLLLYGPQWSINSVVLGLLVVIILTEWPKLFSYKSITFWTLMPLYPVAPFLAFLVITHVSRMLALYMVLTVIAHDVGSYIAGKLFGKHTIIPTVSPGKTWEGFAGGYCATFLVTVSFFYTQNYYKNYTTLALLAALISSTALAGDLFESYIKRRAGLKDSGVLLPGHGGLLDRLDALMFVAVLFYFLRHPLLDLLTR